In the genome of Kitasatospora cathayae, one region contains:
- a CDS encoding response regulator: protein MTIRVIIVDDQAMVRAGFAALLNAQSDIDVVGDAADGAQALEVTGRTHPDVVLMDVRMPVMDGLEAARKLLDPDVPGAHRPKVLMLTTFDVDDYVYEALRAGASGFLLKDAPPADLIAAVRVVAAGEALLAPSVTRRLIEDFARNRPAKRRDPKLRLNGLTPRETEVLELIARGLSNQEIAGRLVLAEQTVKTHIGRILGKLDLRDRAQAVVLAYESGLVTPGQ from the coding sequence ATGACCATCCGCGTGATCATCGTCGACGACCAGGCCATGGTGCGGGCCGGCTTCGCCGCCCTGCTCAACGCCCAGAGCGACATCGACGTGGTGGGGGACGCGGCGGACGGCGCCCAGGCCCTGGAGGTCACCGGTCGCACCCACCCGGACGTGGTGCTGATGGACGTCCGGATGCCCGTCATGGACGGCCTGGAGGCCGCCCGGAAGCTGCTCGACCCCGACGTCCCGGGAGCGCACCGGCCCAAGGTGCTGATGCTGACCACCTTCGACGTGGACGACTACGTGTACGAGGCGCTGCGCGCCGGGGCCAGCGGCTTCCTGCTCAAGGACGCCCCGCCGGCCGACCTGATCGCCGCGGTCCGGGTGGTCGCGGCCGGCGAGGCGCTGCTCGCCCCCTCCGTCACCCGGCGGCTGATCGAGGACTTCGCCCGCAACCGGCCCGCCAAGCGCCGCGACCCCAAGCTGCGGCTCAACGGCCTGACCCCGCGCGAGACCGAGGTGCTGGAGCTGATCGCCCGCGGCCTGTCCAACCAGGAGATCGCCGGCCGACTGGTGCTCGCCGAACAGACCGTCAAGACCCACATCGGGCGCATCCTCGGCAAGCTCGACCTGCGCGACCGCGCCCAGGCGGTGGTGCTGGCCTACGAGTCCGGCCTGGTGACCCCGGGTCAGTAG
- a CDS encoding sensor histidine kinase, whose translation MKTLTIADARRFTVRQLRTLWQHLTAPSEDGTPLLGNSRRPWVRRLPYVVAIILQASLIPTGIANLVDFYGLVLPVAAALTVAQTTPLFLAITRPLAAWWISATTLVTTATITAHHHQVTGSWPWTAPMILSYLFLLLALGLRERRATVIAVWVATLLLTVLTTTLGLPRAGDGTTVLLIALSGAVLLLGWAVRDRAVARRLLTEQEQISEVERERRTLLEERARIARELHDVVAHHMSVIAVQAASAPYRVEGVPADAAEEFTAIAGTARESLAEMRRLLGVLRSEESSGEKAPQPGVGQLAQLVETVGRAGVPAELTVDEGLAERVPQAVGLSAYRIVQEALANVVRHAPGARTWVSLSADGPELRLTVVNAAPAQRTESLEASAEGTGHGLVGMRERVRLVDGRLDTGPLPDGGFKVAAVLPLDPPDRPDTPGEKPA comes from the coding sequence ATGAAAACGCTCACGATCGCCGACGCCCGCAGGTTCACCGTCCGCCAACTGCGCACCCTGTGGCAGCACCTGACCGCCCCGAGCGAGGACGGGACCCCGCTGCTCGGCAACTCCCGCCGGCCCTGGGTGCGCCGACTCCCGTACGTCGTCGCGATCATCCTGCAGGCCTCGCTGATCCCCACCGGGATCGCCAACCTGGTCGACTTCTACGGCCTGGTGCTGCCGGTCGCCGCCGCGCTCACCGTCGCCCAGACCACCCCGCTGTTCCTCGCCATCACCCGGCCGCTCGCCGCCTGGTGGATCAGCGCCACCACCCTGGTCACCACCGCCACCATCACCGCCCACCACCACCAGGTGACGGGCAGTTGGCCGTGGACGGCGCCGATGATCCTCTCGTACCTCTTCCTGCTGCTCGCCCTCGGACTGCGCGAGCGCCGGGCCACCGTGATCGCGGTCTGGGTCGCCACCCTCCTGCTCACCGTGCTCACCACCACCCTCGGCCTGCCCCGGGCCGGCGACGGCACCACCGTGCTGCTGATCGCGCTCAGCGGCGCCGTCCTGCTGCTCGGCTGGGCCGTCCGGGACCGCGCGGTCGCCCGCCGGCTGCTCACCGAGCAGGAGCAGATCAGCGAGGTGGAACGCGAGCGCCGCACCCTGCTGGAGGAACGCGCCCGGATCGCCCGGGAGTTGCACGACGTGGTGGCCCACCACATGTCGGTGATCGCGGTGCAGGCCGCCAGCGCGCCGTACCGGGTCGAGGGCGTCCCGGCCGACGCCGCCGAGGAGTTCACCGCGATCGCCGGCACCGCGCGCGAGTCGCTGGCCGAGATGCGCCGGCTGCTCGGCGTGCTGCGCAGCGAGGAGTCCTCCGGGGAGAAGGCCCCGCAGCCGGGGGTCGGCCAACTCGCCCAGCTGGTCGAGACGGTGGGGCGGGCCGGGGTGCCCGCCGAGCTGACCGTGGACGAGGGACTGGCCGAGCGGGTGCCGCAGGCCGTCGGCCTCTCCGCCTACCGGATCGTCCAGGAGGCGCTGGCCAACGTGGTCCGGCACGCCCCCGGCGCGCGGACCTGGGTGTCGCTGTCGGCGGACGGCCCGGAGCTGCGGCTCACCGTGGTCAACGCGGCCCCGGCGCAGCGCACCGAGTCGCTGGAGGCCTCGGCCGAAGGCACCGGACACGGTCTGGTCGGAATGCGCGAACGCGTCCGGCTGGTCGATGGCAGGCTGGACACCGGTCCGCTGCCGGACGGCGGCTTCAAGGTGGCCGCCGTCCTGCCGCTCGACCCGCCCGACCGACCAGACACCCCGGGGGAGAAACCCGCATGA
- a CDS encoding TetR/AcrR family transcriptional regulator, translating to MAARTPHPAGTPEDLDRAPGLRERKKQQTRDALVQAAHTLFLSQGFARTTVDEIASAVDVSQRTFFRYFANKDEVALAVMADAEDYFIHCLRHRPAEETPLQALRASIVKSWRDLGNDRTSGPGSISSALELLRIIEETPALLAAHLRRVTEQERLVVQVLAEREGLDPAQDLRPVVLAAVFGSLLRAAHLSWTAEQEPAGPEGMVAVIERHFDQLGPALAGHWRP from the coding sequence ATGGCCGCTCGCACCCCCCACCCCGCCGGCACCCCGGAGGACCTCGACCGGGCACCCGGCCTGCGCGAGCGCAAGAAGCAGCAGACCCGGGACGCCCTGGTGCAGGCCGCCCACACGCTCTTCCTCAGCCAGGGCTTCGCCCGGACCACCGTCGACGAGATCGCCTCCGCCGTCGACGTCTCCCAGCGCACCTTCTTCCGCTACTTCGCCAACAAGGACGAGGTCGCCCTCGCCGTGATGGCCGACGCCGAGGACTACTTCATCCACTGCCTGCGCCACCGCCCCGCCGAGGAGACCCCGCTCCAGGCCCTGCGCGCCTCGATCGTCAAGTCCTGGCGCGACCTCGGGAACGACCGGACCTCCGGCCCCGGCTCGATCAGCAGCGCCCTCGAACTGCTGCGGATCATCGAGGAGACGCCCGCACTGCTCGCCGCCCACCTGCGCCGGGTCACCGAGCAGGAGCGGCTGGTGGTCCAGGTGCTCGCCGAGCGGGAGGGGCTGGACCCGGCCCAGGACCTGCGCCCGGTCGTGCTCGCCGCCGTCTTCGGCAGCCTGCTGCGCGCCGCCCACCTGTCCTGGACCGCCGAACAGGAACCGGCCGGGCCCGAGGGCATGGTCGCGGTGATCGAGCGCCACTTCGACCAGCTCGGCCCCGCCCTGGCCGGCCACTGGCGACCCTGA